The sequence CCCTTTCCCCCAAACGGATCGAGTTTTTCAGGACTATGGGGCTGGACGTGCTGGAGGAGGAACGGTTGCTTTGGCGCAAGACGGGAGAGGTCTTTGATAATCTGGAGTTGACCTATGACCCGGAGACCATTCGAAAATGCTGCGATCCGGGGGATATCCGGGTGTTCGATGACCATCGGGACCTGGCGGTCATGCCGGTTCTCGTCTCGACCCGGTGCACCCAGTGCCTGCTGCTCATCTCCAAGGCGGTCAAGCATGGCGGCGTGATGTATTACGACGTCCTGTATCGTTCCAATTCGGTCATGTTTTCCAATCGGGTGCAGCATATTGCCGAGGCCCTGTTGCCGGACAACGACTGCGTGCTGGCCGTAGATAGGCGCTTTTTGGATGGGGGTGTCGCCGGAGAGGTGGAGCTTATCAAGTCACCGAGATTCTACAAGTCATCCCGAGTGCTGCCGTGCGATATCGATC is a genomic window of Pseudodesulfovibrio sp. S3 containing:
- a CDS encoding GNAT family N-acetyltransferase, whose translation is MTAILRPVKRADIDAICTLLHEHMNSDFSIERWGALFSTGWCSNRPDLGIVAEYHGRIVGFHGHVCSHRVINGRRERFVNFTSWYILKEFRGQGLGSGMLQMATADPNVTYTVFSLSPKRIEFFRTMGLDVLEEERLLWRKTGEVFDNLELTYDPETIRKCCDPGDIRVFDDHRDLAVMPVLVSTRCTQCLLLISKAVKHGGVMYYDVLYRSNSVMFSNRVQHIAEALLPDNDCVLAVDRRFLDGGVAGEVELIKSPRFYKSSRVLPCDIDLAYSEITLLDLKLD